In Lolium rigidum isolate FL_2022 chromosome 3, APGP_CSIRO_Lrig_0.1, whole genome shotgun sequence, the genomic window CTTTATTCTTGCAATTACCACAAACACTCAAACAGCACAATTTATTGTTACTCCAGTACTAGGAAACGACGCGATGCAGGATGTAGCTGAGTAGCTCAAGCGTAGCTCTTGATCAAGCTGCCGTAGTCGTCGCTCTTCTTGTCGAAGTACCTGTCCCAGAGCATGATTCCGCCGTAGTTGTCCTTCTTCTGCACCACCGGCGCGACGCCATAGAAGACGTTCTTGGGGTGTATCCACTGGTACGAGTTCTGGTCCGCCGTGAGGCCGATGTAGAACCTGGTGGCCGGGTACGCCGCCGTCCACTTGTCCCACGCGTCCTGCCACGCGCCGTACACGTTGCACGCCTTGTCGTCCCCCTCGTAGATCCTGACGTGGACGCGCTCGAAGATCCCCGTCGCGAGCGCCCGCCCGATGTGCGCCGCCGGCGGGTACGCGCACCGGACCGTCGCCGTCAGGTGCAGCGGCTTGCCCGGCCCGCCGCGGATGTTGTGCTTGGCCAGCTCCAGCGCCAGCACGTCGTACCGGTCCGCGGGCGTGCCGTGCTCGAGGAAGAGGTCGACGCCGTCGAGCCACGCGTCGCCGAACGGGCGGGGCACGCCGGGCTTGGAGCCCCCGAAGTAGGAGTTCCAGAGGTGGTCGAAGAGGTCCAGCGCGGAGCGGCTTGATGGGAGCGAGTAGCCGGTGCCGTAGCCGCCGACGGAGATGGAGACGGGCACGCCGATGAACTGGCAGTGCTTGATGTCGGCGCCGATGGGGGAGAGGTCGTGGCCGGAGAGGTCGAGGTGGTAGTTGTTGCCGTGGCCGAAGACGTCGAGGAAGGACATGGTGACCATGGTGTACCTGCCGGAGTCGCAGGCCTCACGCAGGGACCCCTCGTCCTTGTTCCGGCCCCAGAACACCGTCACCTGCCCGGTCttgcccgccgccgctgctggcgcggccaggaaTGAGGCTGCCAGGATTGAGAGGAGTGCTAGGAGGCAGGCAGGCCTCCGGCGTGCGAGCGCCATGGTTGGGTGCATGGTTCCTAGCTTGCTTTttgtatgtagcttgttcttattGGTTTGCTTGTTTTGGATGAGGAGGATTATGCAGCTGGAGCTCAGTATATATAGGGATTGTTGTGAGAGAGAAAGACAAGACAAAGTATAGAGATGGATACATGGAATCAAGCTAGGTAGGCAGCTATAGTTGACTGTAACACATTTTCAGCTAGCCATGGATGACTTTACAAGCAAAGGGGAATACTTCAGGTAGCTTTTGGTGGCTTCCGGTGTCTGAGTGAGGCGGCTAATTTCATGGATGAGGATGAATTAAGTTGATTTTTTTCCATGGAGATGACTAGATGGATGGATATCACGCGTGTGTAAGATAGCAACATGGAGGACAGCTCACCAGCAGTGGTAATATGCCCAAACAATCGAGAAGGACATGACTGATGAATTTGCGTACACATAGCCACAATGCATGTTGACCACGCCAATTAGTAGGATTGACCAAGGAAGCCGCCGACGTGCATGTGGAGCATATCCTCGCACATGCTACATATGAAAAATATTATCCACAACTTGTTGACCAACACTAGTAGTACCACTCTGCCAGCTAGCCACCATTGAGTTTGTGTACCCTGGACATTGCAGTGATATACATATACCAGCCACAAAACTAGCAGGTGGGTCACCTTCTCACTATAGCACTACTCCCTCCTCCTCTTGTTCACATTAGTTTCACGTTTGGTAAGATTCAAACTTGATAAATTTTGATCAAGTACATAGAAAATAGTCCTAAAATATGTTTTCTACTATATAGGTTAGGTTAAACTCCACAAAGTTTGATTTCGACAAACATGAAAAGGCAGGATAACTTCGAATACAAAGGTCGACTAATGTTCAAAGTATTTGGAGTGGATGGAGTATATCCACAAATATAGAATGAGTAGAAATAATATTTACGAGttttaaaaatagaaaacaaaatctGGATGTAATCAATGATGTATTCTATAAACGTATGAAATATCAACTATAAATACTTTAAATTCCAATCTACCCAAAATTAACAAAAGTGTGGATTTGATTATGGATATTTTTAAATATCTAAATTTTAtcaaattttgttatttttgtttagCCTACCATGCAAAGAACGCATTGCGACCTTGCATGCATGTATGACACAACATTGACTATCCCAATAATATTTTTCATATTGTTTTGAAACTCGTAAATATTTTTCTAGTTTTTTTAGTGTCAAGGAATCACTATagctcgggagccaaagataTTTTTTTGACTCTTAGCCTCACTCCTATTGAAGACAATATACGCTCATCTCCTATTGTTTAAAGTGACACAAACCATAGCATCAAAAGGTCCCAAAACCTCCATCCATCTTACCTCACCCCGTCGTCATCCTGACCCACTTGTCAAGCTCATTTTTCACTAACAACTCTGCCACATCACAATATATTTGGAATCAAATATCACAATACTCATAAACATTGAACAGATTATTTATCACCCGCTATACTTCCAAACTTAGTGACACTCTCCACGGCTACTAGGATTACACTGTAGATTACTGATggtgtgtaactcacacgttcgttgggaaccccaagaggaaggtatgatgcgcacagcagcaagttttccctcagaaagaaaccaaggtttatcgaaccaggaggagccaagaagcacgttgaaggttgatggcggcgggatgtagtgcggcgtaacaccgtagattccggcgccaacgtggaacctcgcacaacacaaccaaagtactttgcccaaacgaaacaagtgaggttgtcaatctcaccggcttgctcgtaacaaaggattaaccgtattgtgtggaagatgattgtttgcgagaaaacagtaaaacaagtattgcagtagattgtatgcgatgtaaagaataggaccggggtccacagttcactagaggtgtctctcccataagataaaagcatgttgggtgaacaaattacagtcggacaattgacaaatagagagggcataacaatgcacatacatgacatgataaatatagtgagatttaattgggcattacgacaaagtacatagaccgctatctagcatgcatctatgcctaaaaagtccaccttcaggttatcgtccgaaccccttccagtattaagttgtaaaacaacagacaattgcattaagtatggtgcgtaatgtaatcaataactacatccttagacatagcatcaatgttttatccctagtggcaaaagcacatccacaaccttagaactttctgtcactgtcccatatttaatggaggcatgaacccactatcgagcataaatactccctcttggagttaagagaaaaaacttggccagagcctctactaataacggagagcatgcaagatcataaacaacacataggtaataacttgataattaacataacatagtattctctatccatcggatcccgacaaacacaacatatagtattacagatagatgatcttgatcatgttaggcagctcacaagatcaaacaatgaagcacaatgaggagaaaacaaccatctagctactgctatggacccatagtccatgggtgaactactcactcatcactccggaggcgaccatggcggtgaagagtcctccgggagatgaatcccctctccggcaggtgccggaggagatctcccgtaatccccgagatgggattggcggcggcggcgtctcgtaaggttttccgtatcgtggctctcggtactgggggtttcgcgacggaggctttaagtaggcggaagggcaatgcggggggccacacgagggccccacacgccaggctggcgcggccaagacctaggccgcgccgccctagtgtggcggcgcctcgtggccccacttcttttccccctcggtcttctgggagcttcgtggcaaaataggaccctgggcgttgatttcgtccaattccgagaatatttcgttactaggatttctgaaaccaaaaacagcagtaaaacaaagaatcggctcttcggcatcttgttaataggttagttccagaaaatgcacgaatatgtcataaagtgtgcataaaacatgtagatatcataaataatgtggcatggaacataagaaattatcgatacgtcggagacgtatcagcatccccaagcttagttctgctcgtcccgagcgatgtaaaacgataacaaagataatttccgaagtgacatgccatcataaccttgatcatactatttgtaaacatatgtaatgaatgcagcgatcaaaacaatggtaatgacatgagtaaacaagtgaatcataaagcaaagacttttcatgaatagtacttaaagacaagcatcaataaatcttgcataagagttaactcataaagcaataaatcaaagtaaaggtattgaagcaacacaaaggaagattaagtttcagcggttgctttcaacttgtaacatgtatatctcatggataattgtgaacatagagtaatataacaagtgcaatatgcaagtatgtaggaatcaatgcacagttcacacaagtgtttgcttcttgaggtggagagagataggtgaactgactcaacataaaaagtaaaagaaaggtccttcaacgaggaaagcatcgattgctatatttgtgctagagcttttattttgaaaacatgaaacaattttgtcaacggtagtaataaagcatatgagttatgtaaattatatcttacaagttgcaagcctcatgcatagtatactaatagtgcccgcaccttgtcctaattagcttggactaccggatcattgcaatacacatgttttaaccaagtgtcacaatggggtacctccatgccgcctcgtacaaaggtctaaggagaaagctcgcattttggatttctcgcttttgattattctcaacttagacatccataccgggacaacatggacaacgagataatggactcctctttaatgcataagcatgtggcaacaatcattattctcatatgagattgaggatgtatgtccaaaactgaaacttccaccatgaatcatggctttagttagcggcccaatgttcttctctaacaatatgtatgctccaaccattaaggtggtagatctctcttacttcagacaagacggacatgcatagcaactcacatgatattcaacaaagaatagttgatggcgtccccgtaaacatggttatcgcacaacaagcaacttaataagagataaagtgcataagtacatattcaataccacaatagtttttaagctatttgtcccatgagctatatattgcaaaggtaaagaatggaaattttaaaggtagcactcaagcaatttactttggaatggcggagaaataccatgtagtaggtaggtatggtggacacaaatggcatagtggttggctcaaggattttggatgcatgagaagtattccctctcgatacaaggtttaggctagcaaggtttatttgaaacaaacacaaggatgaacggtgcagcaaaactcacataaaagacatattgtaaacattataagactctacaccgtcttccttgttgttcaaaactcaatactagatattatctagactttagagaaaccaaatatgcaaaccaaattagcaagctctaggtgttttttcattaatgggtgcaaagtatatgatgcacgagcttaaacatgagcacaacaattgccaagtatcaaattattcaagacattttagagttactacatgtagcatttcccaattccaaccatataacaatttaacgaagaagaaacttcgccatgaatattatgagtaaagcctaaggacatatttgtccctatgcaacagcggagcgtgtctctctcccatacagtgaatgctaggatccattttattcaaacaaaacaaaaacaaaaacaaaccgacgctccaagcaaagtacataagatgtgacggaataaaaatatagtttcagcggaggaacttgataatgttgtcgatgaagaaggagatgccttgggcatccccaagcttagacgcttgagtcttcttagaatatgcaggggtgaaccaccgaggcatccccaagcttagagctttcactctccttgatcatattgcatcattctcctctcttgatccttgaaaacttcctccacaccaaactcgaaataactcattagagggttagtggacaataaaaattaacatgttcagaggtgacacaatcattcttaacacttctggacattgcataaagctactggacattaatggatcaaaaaaaatcatccaacatagcaaaagaggcaatgcgaaataaaaggcagaatctgtcaaaacagaacagtccgtaaagatggattttattgaggcactagacttgctcaaatgaaaatgcccaaattgaatgaaagtttcgtgcatatctgaggatcacgcacgtaaattggcatatttttctgagctacctacagggaggcaggtcgaaatttgtgacagcaaagaaatctgaaactgcgcagtaatccaaatctagtattcactttactatcaaagactttacttggcacaacaaagcacaaaactaagataaggagaggttgctacagtagtaaacaacttccaagactcaaatataaaacaaagtactgtagtaaaaacatgggttgtctcccataagcgcttttctttaacgcctttcagctaggcgcagaaagtgtatatcaagtattaccgagagatgaagcatcaacatcataagctcccccatctgtagcggtactaagggctttgtcaattttaggcctataataatatttctttggtttaggcactttagagacatacataaacttttgctccttacccacataagctttttctctaaactttatagatgaaaaggttgaacccaaggttcccatagctttttcaagttcactaatcctattgatttgatcatcatggacaacacaagttcctagaacactaattctttcatcaattcctcctaaggatttatcgagttcatcagttttatcgagtaacatctccaatttagtttcaacactcggaaaatttttctctatggtttccaattttttcataacatcctcaagagaggtttcaattttagtttcattaacatgtggtgttccaaataaactctcaataatgcaactagcttctaaagcgggagcgcctaggaagttacctcccgcgagacaatcaagaacatatctattccagactagagataccaacataaaaattcctgggcgggatagtggtggagtgtttcttagtgcacctactatgagcatcactaattctataccaagcatcttttaaacattctcccccttgttgcttaaacgaacgaacttcaacttcaggattactcattttagcagtagtaaataaagcaaactagataaaatgcaagtaaactaatttttttgtgtttttgatatagcaaataagacagtaa contains:
- the LOC124699133 gene encoding xylanase inhibitor protein 1-like, whose product is MHPTMALARRRPACLLALLSILAASFLAAPAAAAGKTGQVTVFWGRNKDEGSLREACDSGRYTMVTMSFLDVFGHGNNYHLDLSGHDLSPIGADIKHCQFIGVPVSISVGGYGTGYSLPSSRSALDLFDHLWNSYFGGSKPGVPRPFGDAWLDGVDLFLEHGTPADRYDVLALELAKHNIRGGPGKPLHLTATVRCAYPPAAHIGRALATGIFERVHVRIYEGDDKACNVYGAWQDAWDKWTAAYPATRFYIGLTADQNSYQWIHPKNVFYGVAPVVQKKDNYGGIMLWDRYFDKKSDDYGSLIKSYA